From the Halalkalicoccus sp. CGA53 genome, one window contains:
- a CDS encoding GNAT family N-acetyltransferase: MRRGRPHRKLLRGSSRSRHTFPHSLETDRLDFERLSPETVDVLALYEVFGRSPDAEAVFEYVDSDPHRTPKETFEFVRRAETQWAQGEGAKYVIRPSSGEGHGGEIAGVTGIYPDWDRRLATLGIVLDKRFWGNAYSSERAALFVELAFERFDLDVVAVKYVDGNDRSRRAIERYVDRFGGRYEGLLRNRLAVEGEVYACHRYTIAREEYERSTREEPG; this comes from the coding sequence GTGCGGAGGGGCCGGCCACACCGAAAACTGTTACGCGGCTCCTCTCGTTCCCGACATACGTTCCCGCACTCGCTCGAAACCGACCGACTCGACTTCGAGCGTCTCTCCCCCGAGACCGTCGATGTCCTCGCGCTCTACGAGGTGTTCGGCCGGAGCCCCGACGCGGAGGCGGTGTTCGAGTACGTCGACTCCGATCCGCACCGGACGCCGAAGGAGACGTTCGAGTTCGTGAGGCGTGCGGAAACGCAGTGGGCGCAGGGCGAGGGTGCGAAGTACGTGATCCGACCGTCGTCGGGTGAGGGACACGGGGGCGAGATCGCGGGAGTGACCGGAATCTACCCCGACTGGGACCGACGGCTCGCGACGCTCGGGATCGTCCTCGACAAGCGGTTCTGGGGGAACGCCTACTCGAGCGAGCGTGCAGCGCTGTTCGTCGAACTCGCCTTCGAGCGCTTCGACCTCGACGTGGTCGCGGTGAAGTACGTCGACGGGAACGACCGGTCGCGGCGGGCGATCGAGCGGTACGTCGACCGGTTCGGCGGTCGGTACGAGGGACTGCTCCGGAACCGACTCGCGGTCGAGGGCGAGGTGTACGCCTGTCACCGCTACACGATCGCCCGAGAGGAGTACGAACGTTCGACCAGAGAGGAGCCGGGGTAA
- a CDS encoding polysaccharide deacetylase family protein has translation MRQRSNRRRFLATVGAGTALLAGCADLGGDDEDTDDADDDVASNGAEADDADDDTDTDDEEETPEEEEEDVTPPAIGHGELLDDFEDPDGWAMLAGEFEGDSDEALTGSQSLRVQSEEGRAGVLQAFGDLDMEGQDLSFALKIETPRPTHVVVQVLAPFESDMLTCRRRVVEQFEGWQRVDVGFTGIRGEPDLSDVEEIRIYVEGEEEEPTRFWIDDLRLTEGADQGYVMLTFDDTVESQYENAFPIMQEREMRGVLAVVPPSINVSGRLTIDQLREMRDAGWDVSAHTERSDPLTEMDPEEAQAELEADHEYLAGRGFEDGSRAQFVPYHYANQEVVDIIREFYEFSSYFGGCNNAMPPTDPHSTSRAGMYDLDGFTQLIDMAAATNQLAVGYVHGVGDDEDFDDLTEDEFEDLLDYIEDADVEVVTVSDILDENY, from the coding sequence ATGCGACAACGCTCGAACAGACGACGCTTTCTCGCGACCGTCGGTGCCGGGACGGCCCTGCTCGCCGGCTGTGCGGACCTCGGCGGGGACGACGAGGATACCGACGACGCGGACGACGACGTCGCGTCGAACGGCGCGGAGGCCGACGATGCGGACGATGACACCGATACGGACGACGAGGAGGAGACGCCCGAGGAGGAAGAGGAGGACGTCACCCCGCCCGCGATCGGACACGGAGAGCTCCTCGACGACTTCGAGGACCCGGACGGCTGGGCGATGCTCGCCGGCGAGTTCGAGGGCGACTCGGACGAGGCGCTCACCGGGAGCCAGTCGCTGCGGGTCCAGAGCGAGGAGGGCCGAGCTGGCGTCCTCCAGGCGTTCGGCGACCTCGACATGGAGGGCCAGGACCTCTCGTTCGCACTGAAGATCGAGACGCCACGGCCGACGCACGTCGTCGTTCAGGTGCTCGCCCCGTTCGAGAGCGACATGCTCACCTGCCGGCGACGCGTCGTCGAGCAGTTCGAGGGCTGGCAGCGCGTCGACGTCGGGTTCACGGGCATCCGCGGCGAGCCCGACCTGAGCGACGTCGAGGAGATCCGGATCTACGTCGAGGGCGAGGAGGAGGAACCGACCCGGTTCTGGATCGACGACCTCCGGCTCACCGAGGGCGCGGACCAGGGCTACGTGATGCTCACGTTCGACGACACCGTCGAGAGCCAGTACGAGAACGCCTTCCCGATCATGCAGGAGCGCGAGATGCGCGGCGTGCTCGCCGTCGTCCCGCCGTCGATCAACGTCAGTGGCCGGCTCACGATCGACCAGCTCAGGGAGATGCGCGACGCGGGCTGGGACGTCTCCGCGCACACCGAGCGGAGCGATCCCCTCACCGAGATGGACCCCGAAGAGGCCCAGGCAGAGCTCGAGGCCGACCACGAGTACCTCGCGGGCCGCGGATTCGAGGACGGGTCACGCGCGCAATTCGTTCCGTACCACTACGCCAACCAGGAAGTCGTCGACATCATCCGGGAGTTCTACGAGTTCAGCTCGTACTTCGGCGGCTGTAACAACGCGATGCCACCGACCGATCCCCACTCGACCTCCCGCGCGGGGATGTACGACCTCGACGGCTTCACACAGCTGATCGACATGGCGGCCGCGACCAACCAGCTCGCCGTCGGCTACGTTCACGGCGTCGGCGACGACGAAGACTTCGACGACCTCACCGAAGACGAGTTCGAGGACCTGCTCGACTACATCGAGGACGCCGACGTCGAGGTCGTCACCGTCAGCGACATCCTCGACGAGAACTACTGA
- the glmM gene encoding phosphoglucosamine mutase produces the protein MFGTSGIRGPVGESVTADLALSVGRAVATEGPGRVVLGRDPRATGEWLGGAVAAGLRECGADVIDLGMVSTPTLARSVAWNDADTGVMITASHNPAPDNGIKLWNPSGQAYTPDQCHAVERRMDDAEYTLRRWDATGRGERDPRAADQHVAALVDRTASLPGLSVVVDVGNGAAGLTARALSELGAEVRVLNATPDGSFPGRPSEPTAENCEALSRVVADSDADLGIAHDGDGDRMRAATESGRFVPGDVLLALFGRMAAGTGERIAAPIDTSLAVDEVLESVGASVTRTRVGDVFVAERATEADVVFGGEPSGAWIWPEETLCPDGPLAACRLAELIAAEGSFDALADEVPLPELRRGAATVEESEKADLMARVERTVEGEYGDEELTTIDGVHVAFDDGWILVRPSGTEPKVRVTAEAHDSDRAEELFSTAESLVGRPVS, from the coding sequence CTGTTCGGAACCAGCGGGATCCGTGGTCCCGTCGGCGAGTCGGTGACGGCCGACCTCGCACTCTCGGTCGGTCGCGCGGTCGCGACCGAGGGGCCGGGTCGGGTCGTCCTCGGACGCGACCCGAGGGCGACCGGCGAGTGGCTGGGGGGTGCCGTCGCGGCCGGCCTCCGCGAGTGTGGAGCCGACGTGATCGACCTCGGAATGGTCTCGACGCCGACACTCGCCCGAAGCGTCGCCTGGAACGACGCGGACACAGGTGTGATGATCACGGCCTCGCACAACCCCGCCCCCGACAACGGTATCAAGCTCTGGAACCCCTCGGGGCAGGCGTACACGCCCGATCAGTGTCACGCGGTCGAGAGGCGGATGGACGACGCGGAGTACACGTTGCGACGGTGGGACGCGACTGGACGTGGCGAGCGCGACCCACGGGCGGCCGACCAGCACGTCGCGGCGCTTGTCGACCGGACCGCCTCGCTCCCGGGGCTCTCGGTCGTCGTGGACGTCGGCAACGGCGCGGCCGGGCTCACCGCCCGTGCCCTTTCGGAGCTGGGTGCGGAGGTTCGAGTACTCAACGCAACCCCGGACGGGAGCTTCCCTGGACGACCGAGCGAGCCGACCGCAGAGAACTGCGAGGCGCTCTCGCGGGTGGTCGCCGACTCCGACGCCGATCTCGGGATCGCACACGACGGCGACGGTGATCGGATGCGCGCTGCGACCGAGTCCGGCCGGTTCGTCCCCGGCGACGTCCTGCTCGCGCTGTTCGGACGGATGGCCGCCGGAACGGGCGAGCGGATCGCCGCACCGATCGACACGAGCCTCGCGGTCGACGAGGTGCTTGAGAGCGTCGGAGCGTCGGTCACGCGCACGCGCGTAGGCGACGTCTTCGTCGCCGAGCGCGCCACCGAGGCGGACGTCGTCTTCGGCGGCGAGCCGAGCGGTGCGTGGATCTGGCCGGAGGAGACGCTCTGTCCCGACGGCCCGCTCGCGGCCTGTCGGCTCGCGGAGCTGATCGCGGCGGAGGGCTCGTTCGACGCGCTGGCCGACGAGGTACCGTTGCCCGAACTGCGACGCGGGGCGGCCACGGTCGAGGAGTCCGAGAAGGCCGACCTGATGGCGCGCGTCGAACGGACTGTCGAGGGCGAGTACGGCGACGAGGAGCTGACGACGATCGACGGCGTCCACGTCGCGTTCGACGACGGCTGGATCCTCGTCCGCCCGAGCGGCACCGAGCCGAAGGTGCGGGTGACCGCCGAGGCGCACGACAGCGACCGGGCGGAGGAGCTCTTCTCGACCGCGGAGTCGCTCGTCGGGCGACCCGTCTCGTAG
- a CDS encoding carbamoyltransferase family protein, which yields MVAYVLALKPAIGLYGQHDPSAVLFRDGEAVFGIEEERLSRNKHAVGEFPERAIEACLDYEGIDLADVEEIRLPYRPELRSRILGHYLRDAVSVGGLAAKANAIESVVRSQIVSQFFSTRDVERRLAAIGEPVPPIRTMEHHACHAASAFHPSGFDDALVLTIDAKGEYDSTVVWDGTSEGVERVRTYEHPNSLGLFYAIVTEYLGYRMFNGEGKVMGLAPYGERDPEIESALREVVETGVEYDVTPLTKRWGTDHGVSLLEELFDRPRTETAGEFDQWERNLAHTTQALLEETVLSIVETYCRRLDRSAVALAGGVALNCKMNQRIRDSAAVDGIFVQPAAHDAGLALGAGYLDQRPADVPEMTTAYLGPSYDTDEVVDLFSMNKIAYDAPEDVEGYVAERLAEGALVGWFQGRMEIGPRALGNRSILADPRTVESRDRVNEFVKHREGWRPFAPSILEEAASEYLVGGEPAPFMVQTFEVKPAKKHEIEAVLHPADDTTRPQTVRPEQNPRYHRLISEFEAVTGVPALLNTSFNDHAEPIVTRPTEAIKDFFGMGLDVLVLGEIVVEKATQRSDRQGVGERVAGRSLER from the coding sequence ATGGTGGCGTACGTGCTCGCTCTGAAGCCAGCGATCGGCCTCTACGGTCAGCACGACCCGAGCGCCGTGCTGTTCCGCGACGGCGAGGCCGTCTTCGGCATCGAGGAGGAGCGTCTCTCGCGGAACAAACACGCGGTCGGTGAGTTCCCCGAGCGCGCGATCGAGGCGTGTCTCGACTACGAGGGGATCGACCTCGCCGACGTCGAGGAGATCAGGCTCCCGTACCGCCCCGAGCTCCGCTCCCGGATCCTCGGCCACTACCTCCGTGACGCCGTCTCCGTCGGTGGGCTGGCCGCGAAGGCGAACGCGATCGAGAGCGTCGTGCGCTCGCAGATCGTCTCGCAGTTCTTCTCCACGCGCGACGTCGAACGCCGCCTCGCGGCGATCGGCGAGCCGGTCCCGCCGATCCGGACGATGGAACACCACGCCTGCCACGCCGCGAGCGCCTTTCACCCATCCGGGTTCGACGACGCGCTCGTACTCACGATCGACGCGAAGGGCGAGTACGACTCGACGGTCGTCTGGGACGGGACGAGTGAGGGGGTAGAACGGGTCAGGACCTACGAGCACCCGAACAGCCTCGGCCTGTTCTACGCGATCGTCACCGAGTACCTCGGCTACCGGATGTTCAACGGCGAGGGGAAGGTGATGGGACTGGCTCCCTACGGCGAGCGCGACCCGGAGATCGAGTCCGCGCTCAGGGAGGTCGTCGAGACCGGCGTCGAGTACGACGTGACGCCGCTGACCAAGCGCTGGGGCACGGACCACGGCGTCTCGTTGCTCGAGGAGCTCTTCGACCGTCCACGCACCGAGACCGCCGGCGAGTTCGACCAGTGGGAGCGGAACCTCGCACACACCACCCAGGCGCTGTTGGAGGAGACTGTGCTTTCGATTGTCGAGACCTACTGTCGCCGGCTCGATCGCTCGGCGGTCGCGCTCGCCGGCGGCGTCGCGCTCAACTGCAAGATGAACCAGCGGATCCGCGACTCCGCGGCCGTCGACGGGATCTTCGTCCAGCCGGCCGCTCACGACGCGGGCCTCGCACTCGGCGCGGGCTACCTCGACCAGCGACCGGCGGACGTCCCGGAGATGACGACCGCCTACCTCGGGCCGTCGTACGACACCGACGAGGTCGTCGACCTCTTCTCGATGAACAAGATCGCCTACGACGCCCCGGAGGACGTCGAGGGATACGTCGCCGAGCGCCTCGCCGAGGGCGCGCTCGTCGGCTGGTTCCAGGGCCGGATGGAGATCGGCCCACGCGCGCTCGGCAACCGTTCGATCCTCGCCGATCCCAGAACGGTGGAGTCTCGGGACCGGGTGAACGAGTTCGTCAAACACAGAGAGGGCTGGCGCCCGTTCGCCCCCTCGATACTCGAGGAGGCCGCATCTGAGTACCTCGTCGGGGGCGAGCCGGCACCGTTCATGGTCCAGACGTTCGAGGTCAAACCGGCGAAGAAGCACGAGATCGAAGCGGTGTTACATCCCGCGGACGACACCACGCGACCACAGACCGTCCGCCCGGAGCAGAACCCCCGCTACCACCGGCTCATCTCCGAGTTCGAGGCGGTCACGGGGGTCCCGGCCCTGCTCAACACCTCGTTCAACGACCACGCCGAACCGATCGTCACGCGACCGACGGAGGCGATCAAGGACTTCTTCGGGATGGGTCTCGACGTCCTCGTTCTGGGGGAGATCGTCGTCGAGAAGGCGACACAGCGGTCGGACCGGCAGGGCGTGGGCGAGCGCGTCGCCGGCCGGTCCCTCGAACGGTGA
- the glmU gene encoding bifunctional sugar-1-phosphate nucleotidylyltransferase/acetyltransferase has translation MQAVILAAGQGTRLRPLTDSVPKPMLPVVEKPIAAHVADAAVAADADRLVFVTGYMGEQVEEYFGEEFRGVPVSYARQEEQLGTAHAVRTAREALEDGPFSVLNGDNLYDPECVMELFSNGPSLGVTHVAEPQNYGVCSVEDDRVVDIIEKPVNPPSDLANAGAYVFPSEAQAYLDVPMSERGEHELTDVLSRVIDEHSVTPVELTRWMDVGRAWELLEANALYVGNQEPVVEGTVHPSADLRGNVVVERGATIDAGVVIEGPVRVRSGAEVGPNAYVRGATVLEPNVHVGHGVEIKNSLIMRGTNVPHLSYVGDSVLGRSVNFGAGTTVANLRHDGEPIDLTVKGERVSTGRRKFGVVAADGAKTGINTSLGPGVTLSPGATTLPGETVTRDR, from the coding sequence ATGCAGGCTGTCATCTTGGCTGCGGGACAGGGAACCCGTCTCCGCCCTCTCACTGACTCGGTTCCCAAACCGATGTTACCGGTCGTCGAGAAGCCGATCGCCGCCCACGTCGCGGACGCCGCCGTCGCCGCCGACGCCGACCGGCTCGTCTTCGTCACCGGCTACATGGGCGAACAGGTCGAGGAGTACTTCGGCGAGGAGTTCCGGGGCGTGCCGGTGAGCTATGCCCGCCAGGAGGAACAGCTCGGGACCGCCCACGCGGTCCGGACGGCCCGTGAGGCGCTCGAGGACGGGCCGTTCTCGGTGCTCAACGGCGACAACCTCTACGACCCCGAGTGCGTGATGGAGCTCTTCTCGAACGGCCCCTCACTGGGGGTCACACACGTCGCGGAGCCGCAGAACTACGGCGTCTGTTCGGTCGAGGACGACCGGGTGGTCGACATCATCGAGAAGCCGGTGAACCCGCCCTCGGACCTCGCGAACGCCGGCGCGTACGTCTTCCCGAGCGAGGCACAGGCCTACCTCGACGTCCCGATGAGCGAGCGGGGCGAACACGAACTCACGGACGTCCTCTCGCGGGTGATCGACGAGCACTCCGTTACACCCGTCGAACTCACCCGGTGGATGGACGTCGGCCGCGCCTGGGAGCTGCTCGAGGCGAACGCGCTCTACGTCGGGAACCAGGAGCCGGTCGTCGAGGGGACCGTCCACCCGAGCGCGGATCTCAGGGGAAACGTCGTCGTCGAGCGAGGGGCGACGATCGACGCCGGCGTCGTCATCGAGGGCCCGGTCAGGGTCCGCTCCGGTGCCGAGGTGGGACCGAACGCGTACGTCCGTGGGGCGACGGTGCTCGAACCCAACGTCCACGTCGGGCACGGCGTCGAGATCAAGAACAGCCTTATAATGCGTGGGACGAACGTCCCCCACCTCTCGTACGTCGGCGACAGCGTCCTCGGCCGGTCGGTCAACTTCGGTGCGGGGACGACCGTGGCGAACCTCCGTCACGACGGCGAACCGATCGACCTCACCGTGAAGGGCGAGCGGGTCTCGACCGGTCGCCGGAAGTTCGGCGTCGTCGCCGCCGACGGCGCGAAGACCGGCATCAACACCTCTCTCGGCCCGGGCGTGACGCTCTCTCCCGGCGCGACGACGCTCCCCGGCGAGACGGTGACGCGCGACCGCTGA
- a CDS encoding asparagine synthetase B family protein, with translation MNTELFGVFGDEEAFAAHRPPGEFDEVLAGEGVTVGIADDAIGIRGRSDVFRSSAGLCAVFGEAFPMGTMSESVSIAEWLFEQYVREGLSAFDRLNGSYLAVVEHDDRAVVVPDQLSTWECFYTDDPGVRAFGTDAASVTRTVRDPTVDRRTLCEFVHFSVTFGERTAIEEVSRTPFDSCLTERGTVELDRFVYAPRQADHVEELAGRLRRAIERRATYPGQQGFLMSAGYDSRIMLSFLPNVECGYTLGSPDSGEVRVARALCEQYGADHRTLRVDDRYYDVSERTLQYTQGIRESLHIHHRGNTDDIEADVIYHGLMFDTLLRGFYLPTDGISLFGKRFPRSRLDPDPNPAEFFWDRFGTFHEGDKLIVECDATDAETPREFFFESVAPQYERCLERADGSVYNAMSMLGLMLKVPLPFRVQLADRFTESFVAVDAELVDWHLRTPPEHRNDDIYQRALERLDGDIFRHRPPDRPHRSYQLNQIEKFLRRVVPGLTPFDTPWPDWQRRYVELEMDDRLFPGRTDLHALPPRIKLRLYDTLGWTEYATDRTIDETSELIRPV, from the coding sequence ATGAACACCGAGCTGTTCGGCGTCTTCGGGGACGAGGAGGCGTTCGCCGCCCACCGCCCTCCCGGAGAGTTCGACGAGGTACTCGCCGGGGAAGGAGTCACGGTCGGTATCGCCGACGACGCCATCGGTATCCGGGGTCGGTCGGACGTCTTTCGCAGTTCTGCGGGGCTCTGTGCGGTGTTCGGTGAGGCGTTCCCGATGGGAACGATGAGCGAGTCCGTCTCGATCGCCGAGTGGCTCTTCGAGCAGTACGTGCGGGAGGGGCTCTCGGCGTTCGATCGGCTGAACGGGTCCTACCTCGCGGTCGTCGAGCACGACGATCGGGCCGTCGTCGTTCCGGATCAGCTCTCGACCTGGGAGTGTTTCTACACCGACGACCCCGGAGTCCGCGCGTTCGGGACCGACGCGGCGTCGGTGACGAGAACGGTTCGCGACCCGACGGTCGACCGACGGACGCTCTGTGAGTTCGTCCACTTCAGCGTCACCTTCGGGGAGCGGACGGCGATCGAGGAGGTCAGCCGCACGCCGTTCGACAGCTGTCTCACCGAGCGCGGGACCGTCGAACTCGATCGGTTCGTCTACGCGCCCCGACAGGCCGACCACGTCGAGGAACTGGCTGGACGGCTCCGGCGCGCGATCGAGCGACGGGCGACGTATCCCGGCCAGCAGGGATTCCTGATGAGCGCCGGCTACGACTCCCGGATCATGCTCTCGTTTCTCCCAAACGTCGAGTGCGGGTACACGCTCGGATCGCCCGATTCGGGCGAGGTACGCGTCGCCCGCGCGCTCTGTGAGCAGTACGGTGCGGACCACCGGACACTGCGCGTCGACGACCGCTACTACGACGTCTCCGAGCGGACGCTCCAGTACACCCAGGGGATCCGCGAGTCGCTCCACATCCACCACCGGGGGAACACGGACGACATCGAGGCCGACGTCATCTACCACGGGCTGATGTTCGACACGCTACTCAGGGGGTTTTACCTCCCGACCGACGGTATCTCGCTGTTCGGGAAGCGGTTTCCACGCTCGCGGCTCGATCCCGACCCGAACCCGGCGGAGTTCTTCTGGGACCGGTTCGGGACGTTCCACGAGGGTGATAAGCTCATCGTCGAGTGCGACGCAACGGACGCGGAGACGCCACGGGAGTTCTTCTTCGAATCGGTGGCACCGCAGTACGAGCGGTGTCTGGAGCGGGCCGACGGCTCGGTCTACAACGCCATGTCGATGCTCGGGCTCATGCTGAAGGTGCCGCTCCCGTTCCGCGTCCAGCTCGCCGACCGGTTCACCGAGAGCTTCGTCGCGGTCGACGCGGAGCTCGTCGACTGGCACCTCAGGACACCGCCCGAGCACCGAAACGACGATATCTACCAGCGAGCGCTCGAACGCCTCGACGGCGACATCTTCAGACACCGCCCCCCGGATCGCCCGCACCGCTCGTATCAGCTCAACCAGATCGAGAAGTTCCTCCGGCGGGTGGTGCCAGGACTGACCCCGTTCGACACTCCGTGGCCGGACTGGCAGCGGCGGTACGTCGAACTCGAGATGGACGACCGACTCTTTCCCGGACGGACGGACCTCCACGCCCTCCCACCCCGGATCAAGCTCCGTCTCTACGACACGCTCGGGTGGACCGAGTACGCCACCGACAGGACGATCGACGAGACGAGCGAGCTCATCCGGCCGGTCTGA
- the glmS gene encoding glutamine--fructose-6-phosphate transaminase (isomerizing): MCGIIACIGSDDAANRVLTGLENLEYRGYDSAGIAIQDDSDLVVRKRAGKISELTGALVKDLPRGLTGIGHTRWSTHGPPTDENAHPHTSHSGRVAVVHNGIISNYESLRADLEEHGYEFKSDTDTEVIPHLVEYYLDHGYDIEKAFRTTVRQLEGSYAVALMARGENAIYAARQGSPLVLGLDGENGIHYLASDVPAFLEFTDEVIYLEDGDVVAITLDDVAITDIEGNEVTREVEQVDWNPEETTKGGYDHYMLKEIDSQPESLAATVEGRIDLEEGTVSLEEFPPGTFTGITDVQLIACGTSYHAALYGERLLEEAGIRAKTIRASEYTGTVPDPEETLVIAVSQSGETADTLIAMRDAQRAGARTVAVTNVVGSSAAREADDALYIRAGPEIGVAATKTFSSQVVTLALLAERIGEDLEHARTRDEADRKAFLSALAVLPEQIREVLENDEAEALSERYGDRDAYFFIGHGLQYPVALEGALKFKEITYEHAEGFASGELKHGPLALVTPGIPIFAIFDGEHDEKTHTNAMEAQARGAEIVAVASEECSVGQFDERLTIPQSHPDLVGLLANVQLQLVSYHTARKLGRPIDKPRNLAKSVTVE; this comes from the coding sequence ATGTGCGGGATCATCGCCTGCATCGGGTCGGACGACGCGGCGAATCGAGTGTTGACCGGGCTCGAGAACCTGGAGTACCGCGGCTACGACTCGGCCGGGATCGCGATTCAGGACGACTCCGATCTCGTCGTACGAAAGCGTGCGGGGAAGATCTCGGAGCTCACCGGCGCGCTCGTGAAGGACCTCCCCCGAGGGCTCACCGGGATCGGCCACACTCGATGGAGCACACACGGACCGCCGACCGACGAGAACGCCCACCCCCACACCAGCCACTCGGGTCGGGTGGCTGTCGTCCACAACGGGATCATCTCGAACTACGAATCCCTGCGCGCGGACCTCGAAGAGCACGGCTACGAGTTCAAGAGCGACACCGACACCGAGGTCATCCCCCACCTCGTCGAGTACTACCTCGACCACGGCTACGACATCGAGAAGGCCTTCCGGACGACCGTTCGCCAGCTCGAGGGGAGCTACGCCGTCGCGCTGATGGCCCGCGGTGAGAACGCGATCTACGCCGCCAGGCAGGGCTCGCCGCTCGTCCTCGGCCTCGACGGCGAGAACGGGATCCACTACCTCGCGAGCGACGTCCCCGCCTTCCTCGAGTTCACCGACGAGGTGATCTATCTGGAGGACGGCGACGTCGTCGCCATCACGCTCGACGACGTCGCGATCACCGACATCGAGGGCAACGAGGTCACCCGCGAGGTCGAACAGGTCGACTGGAACCCCGAGGAGACGACGAAAGGCGGCTACGATCACTACATGCTGAAGGAGATCGACAGCCAGCCGGAGTCGCTCGCGGCGACGGTCGAGGGACGAATCGACTTGGAGGAGGGAACGGTCTCGCTCGAGGAGTTCCCGCCGGGGACGTTCACGGGGATCACGGACGTCCAGCTGATCGCGTGTGGGACGTCGTACCACGCCGCGCTCTACGGCGAGCGCCTCCTCGAGGAGGCGGGGATCAGGGCGAAGACGATCCGCGCGAGCGAGTACACCGGGACCGTCCCGGACCCGGAGGAGACGCTCGTGATCGCCGTCAGCCAGTCCGGCGAGACCGCCGACACGCTGATCGCGATGCGAGACGCACAGCGCGCCGGCGCGCGAACCGTCGCGGTGACGAACGTCGTCGGGAGCAGCGCCGCCCGCGAGGCGGACGACGCGCTCTACATCCGGGCGGGTCCGGAGATCGGCGTCGCCGCGACGAAGACGTTCTCCTCGCAGGTCGTCACCCTGGCGCTGCTCGCCGAACGGATCGGCGAGGACCTGGAACACGCACGGACGCGCGACGAGGCCGACCGGAAGGCGTTCCTCTCGGCGCTGGCGGTCCTCCCCGAGCAGATCCGCGAGGTGCTCGAGAACGACGAAGCGGAGGCGCTCAGCGAGCGCTACGGCGACCGCGACGCCTACTTCTTCATCGGCCACGGGCTGCAGTACCCGGTCGCGCTCGAGGGCGCGTTGAAGTTCAAGGAGATCACGTACGAACACGCCGAAGGGTTCGCCTCGGGCGAGCTGAAACACGGCCCGCTCGCGCTCGTCACGCCGGGGATCCCGATCTTCGCGATCTTCGACGGCGAACACGACGAGAAGACCCACACGAACGCGATGGAGGCCCAGGCACGCGGCGCCGAGATCGTCGCGGTCGCGAGCGAGGAGTGTTCGGTCGGCCAGTTCGACGAGCGGCTGACGATCCCCCAGAGCCACCCCGACCTGGTCGGGCTGCTCGCGAACGTCCAGCTCCAGCTCGTCTCCTACCACACCGCCCGGAAGCTCGGACGGCCGATCGACAAACCCAGAAACCTCGCGAAGAGCGTCACCGTCGAGTGA
- a CDS encoding DUF7563 family protein, with translation MDSTIPHTDDEWIGRTRCVNCGSFVTPQFARVFGDNQDRVTRCINCTTSRELCRG, from the coding sequence ATGGACAGTACGATACCGCACACCGACGACGAGTGGATCGGTCGGACGCGCTGTGTGAACTGTGGGAGCTTCGTCACACCGCAGTTCGCACGCGTCTTCGGGGACAACCAGGACCGGGTCACCCGGTGTATCAACTGTACGACATCACGAGAGCTGTGCAGGGGCTGA
- a CDS encoding helix-turn-helix transcriptional regulator — protein MRPGSTFTEALSVVTAETLGALLVGICIGVLATVAIARYAGPSFAPPEPEPERQSTASEEGIGLAYQRATTDERRVVELLVTNDGRMKQSEIVRETEWSKAKVSRLLSTMEARGEVAKLSVGRENVVSLGTAVVPAE, from the coding sequence ATGCGTCCAGGCTCGACGTTCACCGAGGCGCTTTCGGTCGTCACCGCGGAGACGCTCGGGGCACTCCTCGTCGGGATCTGTATCGGTGTCCTCGCGACCGTCGCCATCGCGCGGTACGCCGGTCCCTCGTTCGCACCGCCCGAGCCGGAACCGGAACGACAGTCGACGGCGTCCGAGGAGGGGATCGGACTCGCCTACCAGCGGGCGACGACCGACGAGCGCCGGGTCGTCGAACTGCTCGTCACGAACGACGGGCGGATGAAACAGTCCGAAATCGTGCGCGAAACGGAGTGGTCGAAGGCGAAGGTGAGTCGCCTGCTCTCGACGATGGAAGCCCGGGGCGAGGTCGCGAAGCTCTCGGTCGGACGTGAGAACGTCGTCTCGCTCGGGACGGCCGTCGTACCCGCGGAGTGA